The Vibrio coralliirubri DNA window GCTGATCGGTAGCTTTTCCCCTGACACATACGCCGACATCTGACCGGAGAGTCCTTTCTTCACCTTATCAATGGCGGAGACTTTCACCACCACTGAGCGGTGGATCTGCCAAAACTCATCCGGGTTAAGCTGCGCAATCAGCTCTTTTAATGATACGCGAAGGATATACTCCTCTAGCGAACCGCCTTGGCCCTTCTTAAATATAGACACGTACTTGTCTTCCGCTTTGAAGTAAGCGACATCATCGACGGCGATAAGGTGGATGTCTTCTCCGACACTGGCTTTGAGCCATGTGAGGTGCTTTTGCTGCGGTTGATAAGGAGGCTGCGTTTGCTGTGACGTCGATTGGGATAGTTGTTGAAGCTGAGCCATTAACGCTGTGATATCGGGCTGTTCCGGAGTACTACCTGTTTGCGTTTGGTTGCTCGACAAACGCGCTTGCACCTTCTGACAAGTAGCAAGTAGACGCTCTTCATTGATTGGCTTCAGCAGGTAATCCATCGCATTATGCTCAAAAGCTTTGACCGCGTATTCGTCATAAGCCGTAATAAACACAATCAATGGCGGCGAATCTAACTTGTTGAGTTGTTTCGCCAGCGAGATACCATCCAGCTCTGGCATACGAATATCTAGAAAAGCCACATCGGGCTTAAGTTGCTGAATACTTTGCATGGCCTCCAAACCGTTTTGTGCCTTGCTGACGATCTCGAGTTCCGGCCAAACCTCAGCAAGACTCTTATCCAAGTGATGTCTTAACAGTGCTTCATCGTCTGCAATAATTGCCGTCACGCTGGGCTTTAGTCTTGAGTTGATCATTATTTTTCCTTTAAATTCACACTGTAAATCGTCTGTTTTGCGTCACTGTTCTGTGTTTTCTGATCTGTAATTCTAGGCAGCTGCGTCAGTCAGCGGTAACAAGATCGTCGAGACTACACCGCCTTTAGCTTGTTCAGTAATCGTTAGGCTCGCCTTATCACCATACAGGGTTTCGATTCTTTGACGAATATTGCTCAACCCAACACCGTGCCCCGTATTCGCAGAAGGCGTTTTCAACCCAGCGCCATTATCAGCCACTTCAATTTTTAGCTGCAGTGCTTGTTGAGTAATACGAATATTCACTTGGCCACCAACGGCTTTGGGCTCGATGCCATGCGTGAGTGCATTCTCGACCAAGGGTTGAATCAAGAACGGTGGAATCACCTGCAAATCACTAATCTCGTGTGTTTCAATCGAAAACGTTAAGCGCTCACCCAAACGTATCTTCTGGATATTAAGATAAGCGTCTAACAAGTCGACCTCTTGTGCGATGGTCGATTGCTCGGTGCGGCTGTTTTTCAAAGTCACACGCAGCAAGTCAGTCAGTTTTTCGAGCATCAACTTGGCTTTCGCGCTGTCACTCTCAATCAATACATTGATGGTCGCAAGCGTGTTGAACAAGAAGTGCGGTTCAATTTGGCTTTGCAGTTGCTTAAGCTGACTCAGCACCACCACCTTTTCTTGGTCGGCCTGACGACGCTTGGCCACTTCCAATTCGTTATCGGCACGTAACTGCTGCTCTCGTGTGTAGAAATAGTAATAGCAAACCGAACAGAAGATCACACCGAGCAAGACTACGGATTTAAGGTCCGAGATATTGGCCCCGAAATATCCGTTCAACCAATAGTGGGCGTTCAAGGTACCAAAAGTCATCGCGAACACCATTGAGATACCCACTTCAAGCGTTCGGGATGTCCTCTTAAACAACTTCACCAAGATGAAAGAAGAACCTACGGCGCTGTAACCAAAGCCAAAACTGATTGCCAGGTTAACCGTTAATCCGCCGCCCCAAATCGTATGGGTTGTAATCGCAATAAGAACACAAAATAGCGTGGTGAACGCGAAACTCTTAATCCATGAAAATCGACTGTTTGAAGAAGTGTCCATTAAAATCGTCCTTTGATATTTAAGAGAATCATATGACTATCGGGTAAGTTGGCGTAAGCAGAATCACTTTTACCGCCTAGAAAGCGTGCAGCAAGTTCCAAATCCAACGATGAATTGCCATTATCTAAAGCCTGATAGTTGAGCCACTGAGTCGCAATAAAACCGCCATCTTGTGGAGATAACATGACATCGAATGTTGGCGTGATATCTTCAAGCCAGCCATGTGTCGAATCCAGAGACCAGTGAAACATGATGTTGTGTTGAACCAAATTAGCGTGCTGATAGCCTTGCGCATAAGAACCGGCCAGTGATGCTGCCGTCGCATTGACCGACAAAGACTCTGCACTTTCTAGCGCGCTTTGCCATTCAGAATTGCTCCAAGCGCGGCTATCAAACCAATATTCCAACACCACATTATGGCCCGTGTCATTGGCCCAGGTGAGTCCTGCTAACGCTTGATAAGCCTCGCCCTGCTCTTCAAGATAAACCGGTTTAAGCATTGAGTCCGGCTGACTGTAGCCAAGGCTTTGTCGTTGATAGACCATCGAGCCATGAAACTCCCACGCGAGATTCAACACCGACACTAAACTCGCCCCAAGTAAACCGTGGCGCACATCGTCGTAATAGGCGACCCATTGATATTCGTGGTCGCCAATCAGATTGTAACGACGTATCCCAAAGCCTTGTTGCTGATTCTGCTTTTCGAATTCATTTACGTCTTGGGAAGTCCATGACGAATCGCTGTAAAGCAGTGTCCACTCGCCCGTCATATCGAACAGTGACGCCGAGGCAACACCTGCGCCCTCTTCTGCGACAATGCCCACTGGATTTTGTCGATAAGGCTTGATGATGTCTAAAGGTCGATAGCCATAGCCTACGCCCCAATCGAGGCGAACCTTGCCGAGAGTGACATCAAGATAGTGATTACCAACGAGTGAATTGGACAGCTCGACACCACCTTGCCAGAACAACTCACGCACAATAAATTCAGATTCAAAGCTCACGTCTTGTTGTTGAGGGTTATTGCTCAGAATATCATTGGCTTTCACCGCAAGCAGACCAAGCCAATTGCCATATCCAACCTCAAGATCCAACAGGCCATTCAAAGACTGACGATGATCAGATGGTAAAAGGCTAAATGGCGACTCTCGCGATTCAACCGACTCAGCGCTCAGTTGCCAATCCCACGCTAAGCTCAGGTCGTCCGCTTGAATCGTGTGACTCACACAAGACAAGGCAAGCAAAGTAGCGATTGAAGACTTGATGTGAAATCGGCGATTGGAAGCTTTCATGACGCTCACCTACAGACCAGACACGCTGTTACGCGATAAGTAAGCAGGGTTGTAGTATTTGTCAGCCAAGGCTTGTTCACTCACCTCGCGGTACTCAATCACAGTTTTCTTGCTTGGTTGAATCTTATCGAGCAAAGTCATCGACACAACGGTTGGTAATCCATCTCTCACGCCTTCGGTAAACCACGCTTGCTTCGCCAGTTTTCCCGAACGCAGATACATATCCGCTTTAACTGGGAATGCTCGGTCAGCCGTTAACCACAGATCTATCGATTGATAGCTGGCACCCTTGGTTTTCGCAGCGAGCTTTAGGTGATGGGTATTTAGTGTCTCGCCAGTCGGCATCTCAACCTGTTGCTCGGCAACCCACTCCCCTTGGTAATCTTCGCTCCAAGTGAGCGTCGAGATGTCCCCTACCGAGGCTTCACCCAATAGCTTTTGCATCGGTGTAATACGAATGGGACGGCGTGATTTCGGCATCAATAACCAATAGTTATCTTCAATCATCAGCATCTTTTGACCTGCCTCGACGGCTGATTTAAAGACCACTAATGACTCTCGGTTTGGCCTTGTATAGACGTTGTATTCACGGGTTTTGTCGAGTTGCTCGTCTTGATATAGCGCCACCAGAGACACTACCTTAGAGGCTTGTGCACTGTTCAATCGGTAGCTATCCGCCTTGGCGATCATCTCAGTGACTTGTTGTGAATCAACTGCCCAGCTTGGTGTCGATGCTAGAACCAAAACCAATACAGAACCTAAAACAGTGAGTAAACGAGTAAATTTAGACATAAACCAGCGCCTCCGTGATTGGCTTATTCACGCCTTTGCGAGCAGAGAAATAAGCAGCCAGCAAACAGATTGTCAGCACGCCTAAAGTGGCGTAGCCAACTAATTCCAATGAGAAGTAGATGTTGAGTGGGTAACCCTCGGTTCTGCCGGGAGGTGGTGGCATTTGGATATCAACCACTAGCAATAACACCGATACTAAGTCACTCACTAACGCGCCAATCGCGCTGCCAATCAGTGCCAGCAATCCCGCCTCTTTTAAGAATCCTGCCACGATTTCAGACGGGTAACTGCCGAGTGCTGACAAGGTGCCAATTTCACGAGTGCGCTCTGTGACTGACATGGTCATGGTGTTGAACAACGATACGAACACCACCAGTGCCATCACTGCGCCCATGATGCCGAAGATCCGGTCGTAAAGATCTTTAACCTTGGTGTAGAAAAACGCGCGATCTTGCCACGGGGTGATCTCGATCTCTGTGCCTTGATCGCTTTGGCTCGCGCTATTTCGATCTAAAGTCGCTTGAATGCGTTGTTGTACGGTCGAGGTCTTGCTGGTTTCGAAAAGGAATACCGATAACGTGCTGACTTTGTCTGAGGCCAAAAGCTCTTGCGCGGTGGTGATGTGAACATACAGCTGACGCTTATCCAGCTCAGGTACCCCTGTCGAGTAGATGCCCTGCACCTTAAAATCAAAAGCGTTCAAAGCGCCATCACTGGTGGTCGCGAGCAATGTGACCCAATCGCCAACGGCAACTTTGAGGTTACGAGCAAGGTCGGTTCCCAGCATCACTTGTGGCTCTTGGCTGTCGTATCTTGGTGATTTCACATCTGAGAGAGTTTGACCACTGCGCACATCAAGGAATGGTCCTTTCATGTCGAACTCACGTTCATTGACGCCCGTTCCCATAAAGATGGTCGACTTACTGCCGTTAGACACCAAGCCGCTGAAGTAGACTCGTGGTTGAACGCCACGCACATCACTGTCACCAATAATGCTCTTGGTTAGCGCTTGAACATTGTCCAGACCATTGCTCAACGGCATGTCTTCATCTTGTTCAAAATACCCCGGCGTGCTCAAAGTAAGATGACCAGTATCGCGCGCGGTCGATTCACGCAGAGATTCATAAGTGTAAAGCCCATAGCCACCGGCACTGGTGAGTGCAAATACCGCGATGGCGATAATCAAGACCGACAGCAGACTTCGTCGACCATTTCTTAATAGATTAAGCCACGCCAAACGCACCGAGGTAGGAAGCAAAAACGTGCTCATTCTTTGTGTTAACTTGCCCATGAGATCGCCTCCGTAGTTACAGCTTGTGGAGCCAGTTGGCCGTCGATAAGTTCAATCACTCGGTCACAACGCTGCGCCATTCTTGGGTCGTGCGTTGCGACAATAAAAGTTGTGCCCATTTCGTGGCCGAGCTCTTTCATAATGTCGATCACAAGGTTGGCGGTGTGGCTATCTAGGCTGGCAGTCGGCTCATCGGCAATCACTAAGCTTGGATTGTGGATTAGCGCTCTGGCTATCGCGACACGTTGTTGCTGGCCACCTGAAAGATTGTCTGGTCGGTGATGGATGTAATCTCCCAGCCCAACACGCTCTAACATGTCTTGTGCTCTGGTCTGCTGTTCTTGTTTCGAACATTGGTTCAACATCAATGGATAAGCGACGTTTTCAAGTGCCGTCATCACAGGAACCAGATTGAAGCGCTGAAACACAAAACCCAACGATTGACGACGAAAGCGTGCAGCGGCGATTTGCTCTGTCGGATACGGTTGGCCATCAATATTGATCTGTCCTCGATAGCTCATATCCAACAAACCAAGAATATTCAAAAGTGTGCTTTTTCCAGAACCGGACGGGCCACACAACGCTACCATTTCGCCGCGCTGGATATGTCCGTCGACCCCGTTTAAGGCATCAACACGTTGACCGCCCGTGAGATACGCTTTACCGATATTTTTAAATTCAATCATTCCTTTGTCCTCCGCTGACCCATCATTCTTAAGCGTTCGCAGTTATGAATGAGCTTTAGTAAACCGCTATTTAGCATTCTCAGCTGTTATTTGGCTTTCGTTATTAGGGCTTTCGCCGTCATGGTCTCGATGTTGCCAGCATCAGTACTTTCCATTTTTTCAAGCCACACCTGTGCTTGCTCGAAGTCTTCAGCACGAATCGATGCGGTAATGGCGTAACGGTAAATCCACGAGGTCGCAGCGAAATGCTGTTGTTGGAAATCATCTTCCGCGAGTAACGAGAGGAACAAGTCATAACCACGATCGAAATGGTTAAACATGTCTGGCAGAGAGGTGTAAGTAACGGCGGCCATTGCGCGAGTTAGGTAAGAATCAGGCAGCCCTTGAACACGAGGTTGCTCATGAATCGGTTGGTCATCGTCTTTAAGCAGCACCAGTGATTTATCAATGGTTGATAACCCTTTCTCCACATACTTCATCTTGTTCCAAGGCAGGAATGCATCACGTCCCATTAAGGTTTCTGTGCTACCTAGGTAAACCAAAGTCAGTGGTGTTGCGCCGTCTTGTTGCAGCGTGTCATTAAGGCGTTCGTAAGCCACCTCAACCAAGTCTTCATTGCCTTGCGCCGCTTGGTTATAGATATCGAGCACGTCTGAACTCGGGTTCGCTAAAGCTAACGACGGTGCAAACGAAACAAGCGCAATCAGCAATGAACGCTTAAACAGAGAGGTAGTAGAGCCTGAATTAAATGAGTGTGAAGTAGTCATGATTTCTAATCCCTTTCAAATGTTGACGTTGAAAGGTTAACTAGAATTTGTCATGCCGTTTTATCAATGCGACGAATGGTAATTACCAGGAGTGAATGGTTGAGCTGGGGCGTGAGTGGAGTCTCAACCTTATAGGAACTAGACGAACACTATTCGCATAATTAGCCATAGTTACCTCCCCCTCTAACTCCCCCTCAATCTGGGTTCATCAATATCTCTAGATCTGTAGCAGAGGGGGAGAACTTTCTTTAGCACTGAACATACATCGACACTTTTAACGATCGGTGTTCTATTCCTCCCCTTTCCTCGAGCAGCAAGGGATCAAAAATATGAATCAAGGGGAGGCTAGGAGGGGATTTATTTTGGATTAACGCACTCGGCAGAGCTCAAACCAAAAAAAATAGCCGCTAATCAGCGGCTATTTTCAATGTTCAGAACAAAGCTTGATGACTTTTACTTCTTCGTCTCTTCAACCACAGCTTTCATCAATACTGATGTATCCATGCGGCCTTGTCCTTCGGCAGACAGTGCCTTGTAGGCGTTGTTGGTCTTTTCAGTCAGTGGAAGCTGGATGCCTTGGCGCTCAGCTTCATCTAGGCAGAAACCTAAGTCTTTGATCATCCAATCAATTGCGAAGCCAAAATCGAACTTGTCTTGCGCCATTGTGGTCGCGCGGTTTTCCATCTGCCATGAACCTGCTGCGCCGTTTTTAAGGCAATCAACTAGCGTTTGGATATCCAAACCTGATTTTTCAGCAAGTACCAAACCTTCAGAAAGGCCATTCAATACGCCTGCGATGCAGATCTGATTGACCATCTTTGCGCGTTGGCCTTGGCCGACTTTACCCATAAGAACTGACGACTTACCGTAAGCTTCGAACACAGGTTGAAGGTCGTTGAAAAGCGCTTGTTCGCCGCCACACATGATGGTTAGCACGCCGTTTTCTGCGCCCGCTTGACCACCAGATACAGGTGCATCCATAAAGCGAATACCGGCTTGCTTCGCTGCCACTTCAAGCTCTTCAGACAGAACTGCAGACGTTGTAGTGTGATCGACAAGAATCGCGTTTGGCTTCATCGCTGCCAATGCGCCTGTTTCGCTGGTTGTCATGCTGCGTACGTCATCATCGTTACCCACACAAACCAATACCACGTCAGCTTCCGCTACACACTCAGCCACAGATTCTGCCGCTTTACCTTGGTGTTTATCAGCCCAGTCTAGCGCTTTGCTGTGAGTGCGGTTAAATACCGTTACCTCAAAACCGGCTTTGACTAGGTGGCCTGCCATTGGGAAACCCATAACGCCTAGCCCGATAAAACTTACTTTCAT harbors:
- a CDS encoding LytR/AlgR family response regulator transcription factor; its protein translation is MINSRLKPSVTAIIADDEALLRHHLDKSLAEVWPELEIVSKAQNGLEAMQSIQQLKPDVAFLDIRMPELDGISLAKQLNKLDSPPLIVFITAYDEYAVKAFEHNAMDYLLKPINEERLLATCQKVQARLSSNQTQTGSTPEQPDITALMAQLQQLSQSTSQQTQPPYQPQQKHLTWLKASVGEDIHLIAVDDVAYFKAEDKYVSIFKKGQGGSLEEYILRVSLKELIAQLNPDEFWQIHRSVVVKVSAIDKVKKGLSGQMSAYVSGEKLPISRASQVLFKGM
- a CDS encoding sensor histidine kinase, whose protein sequence is MDTSSNSRFSWIKSFAFTTLFCVLIAITTHTIWGGGLTVNLAISFGFGYSAVGSSFILVKLFKRTSRTLEVGISMVFAMTFGTLNAHYWLNGYFGANISDLKSVVLLGVIFCSVCYYYFYTREQQLRADNELEVAKRRQADQEKVVVLSQLKQLQSQIEPHFLFNTLATINVLIESDSAKAKLMLEKLTDLLRVTLKNSRTEQSTIAQEVDLLDAYLNIQKIRLGERLTFSIETHEISDLQVIPPFLIQPLVENALTHGIEPKAVGGQVNIRITQQALQLKIEVADNGAGLKTPSANTGHGVGLSNIRQRIETLYGDKASLTITEQAKGGVVSTILLPLTDAAA
- a CDS encoding outer membrane lipoprotein-sorting protein encodes the protein MSKFTRLLTVLGSVLVLVLASTPSWAVDSQQVTEMIAKADSYRLNSAQASKVVSLVALYQDEQLDKTREYNVYTRPNRESLVVFKSAVEAGQKMLMIEDNYWLLMPKSRRPIRITPMQKLLGEASVGDISTLTWSEDYQGEWVAEQQVEMPTGETLNTHHLKLAAKTKGASYQSIDLWLTADRAFPVKADMYLRSGKLAKQAWFTEGVRDGLPTVVSMTLLDKIQPSKKTVIEYREVSEQALADKYYNPAYLSRNSVSGL
- a CDS encoding ABC transporter permease, which produces MGKLTQRMSTFLLPTSVRLAWLNLLRNGRRSLLSVLIIAIAVFALTSAGGYGLYTYESLRESTARDTGHLTLSTPGYFEQDEDMPLSNGLDNVQALTKSIIGDSDVRGVQPRVYFSGLVSNGSKSTIFMGTGVNEREFDMKGPFLDVRSGQTLSDVKSPRYDSQEPQVMLGTDLARNLKVAVGDWVTLLATTSDGALNAFDFKVQGIYSTGVPELDKRQLYVHITTAQELLASDKVSTLSVFLFETSKTSTVQQRIQATLDRNSASQSDQGTEIEITPWQDRAFFYTKVKDLYDRIFGIMGAVMALVVFVSLFNTMTMSVTERTREIGTLSALGSYPSEIVAGFLKEAGLLALIGSAIGALVSDLVSVLLLVVDIQMPPPPGRTEGYPLNIYFSLELVGYATLGVLTICLLAAYFSARKGVNKPITEALVYV
- a CDS encoding ABC transporter ATP-binding protein, which codes for MIEFKNIGKAYLTGGQRVDALNGVDGHIQRGEMVALCGPSGSGKSTLLNILGLLDMSYRGQINIDGQPYPTEQIAAARFRRQSLGFVFQRFNLVPVMTALENVAYPLMLNQCSKQEQQTRAQDMLERVGLGDYIHHRPDNLSGGQQQRVAIARALIHNPSLVIADEPTASLDSHTANLVIDIMKELGHEMGTTFIVATHDPRMAQRCDRVIELIDGQLAPQAVTTEAISWAS
- a CDS encoding NAD(P)-dependent oxidoreductase; amino-acid sequence: MKVSFIGLGVMGFPMAGHLVKAGFEVTVFNRTHSKALDWADKHQGKAAESVAECVAEADVVLVCVGNDDDVRSMTTSETGALAAMKPNAILVDHTTTSAVLSEELEVAAKQAGIRFMDAPVSGGQAGAENGVLTIMCGGEQALFNDLQPVFEAYGKSSVLMGKVGQGQRAKMVNQICIAGVLNGLSEGLVLAEKSGLDIQTLVDCLKNGAAGSWQMENRATTMAQDKFDFGFAIDWMIKDLGFCLDEAERQGIQLPLTEKTNNAYKALSAEGQGRMDTSVLMKAVVEETKK